From the bacterium genome, the window TCGGGTTCCAGCACCTCGTCGCCGCTGCCCCCGGGCGACCAGCCCAGCAGGGCCAGGTAGTTGAACATGGCCTTGGGCAGGATGCCCTGGTTCCGGAACTCCTCCACGCTGGTGGCACCGTGGCGCTTGCTGAGGCGCTTCCGGTCGGGCCCGAGGATCATGGGCATGTGGCCGAACTTGGGCGTCTTCCAGCCCAGGGCCTCGTAGATGAGGATCTGGAACGGGGTGTTGCTCACGTGGTCGTCGCCGCGCAGCACGTGGCTGATGCCCATCAGGTGGTCGTCCACCACGCAGGCGAACTGGTAGGTGGGGAAGCCGTCGGCCTTGACGATCACCCGGTCGACCAGGACGTCGTTCTGGAACTCGCGCTTGTCGCCGATGAGGTCGTACCAGAAGGTCGAGCCCTCGTCCGGGGTGCGCAGGCGCCAGGCGCAGGGCTTGCCCGCCGCCTCGGCCGCGGCCACCTGGTCGGCGCCCAGTGCCCGGCAGTGACCGTCGTAACCCTCCCAGAAGCCGCCCGCCGCCTTGGCCGCCGCCGCGCGCTCCTCGAGGTCCTCGGCACTGCAGAAGCATTTGTAGGCCTTGCCCTCGGCGGCCAGCCGCTCGAGGTGCTCGCGGTAGATGTCCAGCCGCTCGCTCTGCAGGTAGGGCCCGCAGTCGCCGCCCGCGTGCGGGCCCTCGTCCCAGTCCAGGCCCAGCCAATCCATGCCGCGCAGGATCGCCGCGTAGCTCTCCTCGGTGCTGCGCTCCTGGTCCGTGTCCTCGATGCGCAGGATGAACGTGCCCCCCTGGCTGCGGGCGTAGAGCCAGTTGAACAGGGCGGTGCGGGCGCCGCCGACGTGCAGGAAGCCGGTCGGGCTGGGCGCGAAGCGGACACGGGGCAGTTTGAGGTCGCTCATGGCGGGCCTTTCACATTCGGGACGCACTTCCGGGCGGACGTCGGAACTAGGGCTGCACGTGCGGCTTGCGCGCGGGGATCCTGCCGCCGGCCGGTTCGCCGCTCACCGCGGGATCGACCAGCCCCGCCAGCGTGGCCAGGTCCATGCCCCAGGCCAGGCGCGCAGCCTCGTCAAGGTCGGCGCCGGCGGCGGCCTGCGCCAGGAAATCCTGCAGCGGCTGCAGGCCCCCCTCGTACTCGACGAGCTGCCACACCATGAGGAAGGCGCTGTAGCACGCGCGCCGGAAGTTCTCGCGGTCGACGTTCTCGTCCGGATCGACGCCGCGGGCCAGGATCGCATCGATCAGGGGCGGCGAGAGCAGCACGTCCTTGTCGCCGGTGCGGAACTCGGCCATGTAGTTGTTCAGGTGCACGCCGTCCTCGCCCACGTACTCGACCAGCCCCTGGTGCAGCCAGGGCGGCAGGGCGCCCGGCAGGGCCCGGCGCAGGATCCAGTCGGTGACGAGCATGAAGGCTGCATGGCCGTCGAGGGTGCGCGCCAGGAGCACCGGATAGGGCTGCAGGATGACCG encodes:
- a CDS encoding glutamate--tRNA ligase, translating into MSDLKLPRVRFAPSPTGFLHVGGARTALFNWLYARSQGGTFILRIEDTDQERSTEESYAAILRGMDWLGLDWDEGPHAGGDCGPYLQSERLDIYREHLERLAAEGKAYKCFCSAEDLEERAAAAKAAGGFWEGYDGHCRALGADQVAAAEAAGKPCAWRLRTPDEGSTFWYDLIGDKREFQNDVLVDRVIVKADGFPTYQFACVVDDHLMGISHVLRGDDHVSNTPFQILIYEALGWKTPKFGHMPMILGPDRKRLSKRHGATSVEEFRNQGILPKAMFNYLALLGWSPGGSGDEVLEPEAIVKKFSLKKVNSSPAAFDYDKLSHINSEHIKRLSADERLVLARGVIDAQGWALDPDWLIAGATDTDAYLARVIGTLGNRFSSLVTLPDQIGFFFTEEHFVDDEVWREQVTPEAARARLTALADAVAAGLDLDAPQAADAFEEVVRGLAEKLGVQAGDLIHPCRVALTGQGRSAGIFEVMELVGARRTVRRLREAAAS